The Polyangium mundeleinium genome contains the following window.
CTTCCGGAGGCGGAAGGCATGGGCTCGGGTGCGAGGGGGCGTTCGGGCAGGGCAGGTTCAGCGAGGGAATTCGCTCGAAACCGTGGCGCCTGGGACCTCTTCCGTGACGCCGTTCAGCTCGGAGGACGGGTCGCTACCGTAAGGGCGGGTGAAGGCCTCCATGCCGTGACCCGAGGGATCGAAGAAGTACACGCCCCGCCCGCCGTCATTGCGGTTGATCCGGCCCGGGTACCGGCCGTGCGGATCTGCCCAAATGGGAATCTTTCGCTGCACGAGGCGGGCGAGGATCGGGTCGAACTCCTCCTCGGAGACGAGGAAGGCGTAGTGCTGTATCCGGATGTCGATGCCGACGGTCATGAAATCGAGCGTGACGCCATTGGCGGTGACGACAGGCAGGAAGGGCCCGAACGGCTTGCCCACCCCAAGGCCGAGGATGTCAGCCAGGAAATGAGCGGATTTCTCACGGTCGCGTGAGAGAACGATGGTGTGGTTGAATTGGACGGCCATGTGTTTTTGCCTCCCCTCCGAGGCATCGTGCCTCACGAGGGGCACGTTGACAAATCGCTCCTGCACGCCGCGTCCGCCGGTGCGTCCGAGGGGAGGTCGTCGGATTCGGGCCAGCCGGCGCGGCGGCGGGCGTGGGCTTTACGCGATCGGCGTGGGCCCGGCGATCGGCGCGTGTGTCGACGGCAGTTTCGACGAGATGGTGCTGGGTGTCAGGGAAATCGCGTTTCCTATTGACAGGAGGTCGATGTCCTTGTTTCCCCGGACACGGTGCAGACGATGACACATCCAGCTCGCTTCTCTCCATGGATCGGCGCCCTCCTTTGCGTCCTCACAGCCTGCGCCCCGTCCATGACGCCGACGGTCCAGCCGACGACGCGCCCGTGTTCGAATGGAGGTGTCGTCCGGATGGAGCCGATGCGCTCGTTCGGTCAGGATCCGGCGCCCTTCCGGCTGGAGGGGCGAGCGCTGAGCGCCATGCGCGCGTGTGATGCGCCGCTCCCCATCGTGTACCGCTTCGAGCGGGAGTCCTCGGGCACGACGGTCCCACTGCGCGCGGTGAGCATGGTGCAGAAGCTGGTCGTCGCCGTCGGCGATCGCGGCGTGGCGCTTCGGCGTGAGGATGGGAAGGGCTGGCAGCGCGAGGCGACGGGCACCACCAAGGACCTTTTCGCGCTCGTGCCTGTGTCGACGGGGCCGATGGGAGAGCCGGACATGCTCCTCGCGGTCGGCGCGCACGGCACCGCGGCCGCGCGTATGCCCGATGGGACGTGGCGCATCGAAGAGACGGGCACGGACGAGGATCTCCTCGGCCTGTATCACGATCGGGCGCTCACGCTGGCGTTTGGCGCCGGCGGGGTGATCCTGCGGCGCTTCGGGAATGGGAACTGGAAGCCGGTGCCTTCGAGCAGCACGGCAGACCTGCACGCATTCAATGCATGCTCGCCTCACAGGTTGTGCGTGCTCGGCTCCGCAGGCGCGATCGTCGAATGCGATCAAGCGCAAACGGCCGGGGAGCTTTCATGCAAACCCAGGCCGCCCTTCGCCGACGGGGATCTGCCGGCGGACTTCATCAATGTGTTTCACAGGGACCCCAACGTGGTGATCAGCAGTGAGATGACGGCGGTAGGGATGATCCCGCTGTCCGTCTGGAAGCTATGGCGCCGGGATGGAAACTCCGCGCCGCCGGCGGATGCCATGGAAGCTGGATGGCAAAACAAGTGGTCGGGCGACCGCCTCGTGGTCGGCCGCGGCGGCGCGGTGTGGCACGGCTGGTTGGAGAAGGACAAACGGATCCTCGAGCGGATCAAGCTCCCTGTCCGCGAGGATCTTCACGGCGCCGTTTTCGACGGGGCCGACGGCTTTCTGGTGGGCGATCAGGGGACGATCTTACACGTCGCCGTGGAGGGGCTCGGGACCGAGCGCATGGAGCTCGTGGGGGGGTGAGTCAATGACACGCGGCGGCCGAGGTCGAAGGGCGTCACGTCACCGCCGCGTCTGCCGCGTCGTCACTTCCTCCCCGCTTCGTTCAGGGAGATCCCACTCGACGGGGATCTCCATCTCGACGGAGTTCATGAACGGAATGGACTTCCACGAATCGCACAGCTTGGCCCCGGCGCTTTCCCACTCGATGGGGATCTCGATCTCGACGGAGCTCGTGAACGGCACGGATTTGCACGAATCGCCCAAGTTGGATCCGGCGCTTTCCCACTCGACCGAGATGTCCGGCTCGACCGAGCTCACGAAGGGCATGGCCTTCCACGAGTCGCCCAGCTTGGGCGCGAGGGTCTCCCGCCTCGGCTGGGCTTGCACGGGCGTCCTGCCCCTCGCGCTCGGCGCCGGTCGTTTCCTCGTCGTCATGTCGAGCGTCAAATCCTCGCCCTCGTTGCCCTCTTCGTCGAGTGCTGCCGGTTTGCTCTCGACGAGCACACGCAGCAACGTCGAGAGCTGCGCCACGCTCCGCAAGCGCCTTTCGGGGTCCTTCTCCAGGCATTTCTTGATGATGAAGTCGAAGAGCGGCGGCAGCTCCGCGTTGTGCGTCGAAGGCGCGGGGGCAGGACCCGGCGACAGGATCCGGAGCGCCATAAGGTTGATGGACGGCGCGTCGAAGGGCAACACCCCGGTCGTCAACCTGTAGAGAATGACGCCGAGCGACCAGATGTCGGCGCGGGCGTCGATGTGCCGGGACGATTTCATCTGCTCCGGCGCCATGAATGCGGGTGTGCCGAGCGCGAGCTTGGTCTCCGTGATGTCCATCCGCTTGCCCTCGGCCTCGTTGACGAGCTTCGCGATCCCGAAGTCGAGGACCTTGATCCACGGCTCGCCTCGCGGCCCCGTCGTGAGAAACAGGTTGGCCGTCTTGAGATCGCGGTGAACGATCCCGGCGTCGTGCGCCTCCTGGATCGCCTCACACGCCTGGAGCACGTAGTCACACGCTTCCCGGAAGGGCAGGGGACCTCGGGCCTTCTCGACCGCCTTGAGATCTTGCCCCTCCAGGTACTCCATCACGATGTAGAAGGCGCCGTTCGCGAGGCGATCGATGTCGTGGACCCGGACGGCGTGCTCGCTCTTGATCCTGGACGCAGCCCGCGCCTCGCGCCGGAAGCGCTCGACGGCCGTCCCGTCGGAGAGGACGTGCGGCAACATGAACTTGATCGCGCGGCGCTCGTGAAGCCCCGTGTGGCGGGCGGCGATGATGATCCCCATGCCGCCCCGGCCGAGGATCCGCTCGACCACGTACTTGTCGGCAATGACGTTCCCAACGCGGACGTACGACTCCAAGCTCCCGGTCATGATGCACCTGCTTCGATTGTTGCGCGTCTATGGGCTCAGGTAGATACAAACAGTCGAGCATGACCGAGGAGCGAGGACCAAAATCCCGACGGTCGATATCGTTCGTAGACGAGCGCGACAGCCGCGCGCGAGGCGAGTACCCTCCGCCCCCATGTCCGGTGCCGAGCTGCCGAGCTCTCTCGACAAGCCCAAAGCCCCTCTGCCGTCCGACGACGATCCGCCCGCGGGCGCGCTCGAGCGGGTCGCGGCGCGGTTCACGGCGTGGGCCGAGCGGTGGATCCCCGACGCGTTCGTGTTCGCGCTCGTGGCCACGTTCCTCGTGGTGATCGCGGCGTGGGTGAGCCTGTCGCCGAAGCGGGGCGCGGCGAGCGCGGCGGCCGAGGTCGCGGCGATATGGGGCGGCGGGTTCTGGGAGCTCATCCCGTTCACGCTGCAGATGTCGCTCGTGATCATCACGGGGTACGTCGTCGCGACGACGCGGCCGGTGTACCGGCTGATCCGCGCGCTCGCCGCCGTGCCGCGCTCGCCGCGGGTGGCGATCGCGTGGGTGGCGCTGTTCGCCATGCTGTCGTCGTGGCTCAACTGGGGGTTTTCGCTGATCTTCAGCGCGATGCTCGCGAAGGAGACGGCGCGGCGCGTGCGCGGCGTCGATTACCGCGCCGTCGCCGCGAGCGCGTTCCTCGGGCTCGGGAGCATCTGGGCGCAGGGACTCAGCGGGAGCGCGGCTCTGCAGATGGCGACGCCGAGCGCGTTGCAGCCGGCCACGCGCGCGATCGTGGAGGCGGGCGGCAAGGTGCCGGGCGGCGTGATTCCGCTGTCGAGCACGATCTTCCTGTGGCAGAGCCTCGTGTCCGTCGGGGTCGAGATCGTCCTCGTGACGGTGCTCGTGTACCTGTACGCGCCGTCCGCCGCGCGGGCGCGGAGCGCGGCGGATCTCGGGATCGATCTCGGGGGGTTTGGGGCGCAGGACGCCGAAGGCGATCCGAAGCCCCAAGCGTCGAAGAACTCGCCGCTCGAAGCCGACGAGCCGCCGCGGAAGGCGACGCCGGGGGAGTGGCTCGAGCATTCGCCGATCCCGAGCGTCTTGTTCGTGTTGCTGGCCGGTGGTTACCTCGTGGGGTACTTCGCTTCGAGCGGGCAGGGGCTCAATGCGCTGAACCTCAACACGGTGAACCTGATCTTCCTGACGCTCGGGGTGCTCCTGCACGGGACGCCGGCGCGGCTGATGCGCGCGGTGAAGGAGGCGACGCCGGGCGTGTGGGGCGTGATCCTGCAGTTTCCGTTCTACGCAGGGATCGCTGCCTTGATCGTCAAGACGCACCTCAACGAGGCGATCGCGGGCTTTTTCGTGGGGCTCTCGACGCCCCGGACGTACCCGGCGATCGTGGCGGTGTACTCGGCCGTGCTCGGGGTGTTCGTGCCGAGCGGGGGGTCGAAATGGGTGATCGAGGCGCCGTACGTGATGCAGGCGGCGCACGATTTGAAGGTGCATCTCGGCTGGATGGTGGCCGTCTACGATCTTGGCGAGGCGCTGGCGAACCTGGTGCAGCCGTTCTGGATGCTGCCCATCCTCGGCCTGTTCGGCCTCAAGGCGCGCGACGTGATGGGCTACACGTTCATCGTATTCCTCGTGCTCTTGCCCGTGGTGCTCCTGCTCGTGACCGTGCTCGGCGCGACGCTGCCGTATCCGCTCTGAACGGCCGAATGCGGCGACGCGCGAAGCCATTCTTCGTGTTGACCTCCTGCGCCATGTGACAATGGGCACGTTCCGCGAATGCAGAATTGATCGTCGTACATTGCAGAGTTGCGATTCGCGGGGGGCGGGTCGTGGGTAAGTAGTGGAAAGAGCGAATCGATCCCATTGGCCCAGAGGTTGCTCTAGTCCTCCGCGAGCGCCTGCTCCGGTCCCCCCCCACCGTCGAGTAGGCGCTCTTTTTTTATCCATCGTCTGAAAGTGTAATCAACATTGCTGATGTTTGGCGGAGGCGAGGGCGTCTCGCACGGATGCAACGCGTCCTTGCAAGATTGCGATGTCGGAAGGTCGATCCGGCGCGGATCTTCGCGGATCAGGGGGGGCCCGAGGTTGGTATACGGGTTGCTCTAGTCCTCCGCGAGCGCCTGCTCCGGTACCCCCCCCCGCCGTCGAGTAGGCGCTTTTTCTTTTTGTTCGCGGGATCAATCGACGCGAACGATGGCCACGTGCTCGATCTTGCCGGGCGGCAGGACGTCGACCGTCAGGAAATGCCGGCCGATGCCATCCATCCGCTCGGGGATCGCGCCGCCGCCGCCCGTGATGTGCGCCGGGATGCCCGCGTTCTCGAAGGCGTAATACGAGTGGACGTGCCCATAAAACGTGAGGTCGACGCCGCCCCGGGCGAGCTGCGCGAGCAGCTTGTCCGCCTCGGCCCGGCTCGCGAACGAGCCGTTGCGTGAGCCGACCGGATCGATCGGCACGATGTGCATCGTGACGACGTGCAAGCGGTCGCGGCTCCCTTCGAGCCAGCCGTCGAGCCACGTGTAGACGAGCGGATCGAGCGTGGCGCTCGCCGAGTCGATCATCGTGAAGCGCACGCCCCGGAAATCGAAGGTGTAGTTCCCGCGGCCAAAATACTCGTGGTAGAGGTCGTCCCGCGTGCCGAGCTCGTGGTTGCCGAGCGTCGCGTAACACGGGAACACGAGCGACTTCATCTCGCGCTGGAACACGTCGAGCTGCTCGGGCGTGCCCTGCGAGGTGAGGTCGCCGCTGATGAGCGCGAAGCGGATGCCTGGCGTCGTGTTCATCTTCGCGTAGATGTCCTGAACGTCGCCGATGGCCTCCTGGACGTCGGCGAAGACGGCGAATCGCCACGGGTCGAGCAAGGCCCGATCGGGCGCGGCGAGGGAGAGCGTGATCTCCTCGTTCGCAGGGAGGTCGAGGCGGAAGGTGCGCTCGGTGGGGAAGGGCGTGTCGACGATTTCGACAGGCAGAGGCGCGCCGGCTTTCGTCGCGGCGGCGAGCTGCGCGTCGGGGAGGAGGTTTTCGATACGAACGTTCCAGACGCCCCCCTCGGCGGCGCCCGTGGTCAAACGGAACGAGAGCGTGGGGGCAGAGGCCCATAGATGAAGCTCGCGCGCGCCGAGGCGGCGAACGGCGGCGAGGCCTTCGGCGACTTCGATGCGTGCGTCGCCCTGCGAGGCGTGGCCCACGTCGAGATCACGGCGGGCGCGGCCCTCGGCGACGTCGAGGCAGGAGGCGAAGAGCGGCGCGGCGGACGCGACGAGGAGCGCGGCAAAAAACGATGCGATGGGCTTCACGGGTTCCCTCCATACCGAAAGAGGAGCGAGGCGCGGCCGACGAGCGCCGATCCGCCCTGTACGTCGAAGAGCGCTCCCCAGCGAGGCGTGAAAAAGAGCCGCGTCTGCGCGCCGAAGTGTCCGGCGATGCCGCTGCCGAGGCCAGGGTTCTTCAGCCCACCGGCGAAGCCGTCGTGGCGGTGCTCGTAATAGGCCATGGCCTCGCCGCGGGGATAGCCGCTGTGGCCGAGGTACATGCCGAACGCCATGCGCGGGGTGAGGAGGTCGTTCGCCTCGACGCCGATGCCAGGGTACCGATGCGCGGCATACGCGATGCCGAGGCCGAGCTCAGCGAAGGAGCCGCGCAGCGTGGGGCCGATGCGGGCGAGGTCGAGCCGGCCGAGGAGGTTCACCTCGCCCGTCGTCACCGAAAACCCCTCGGTGCCGTAGCTGTGGTTCGTTAGGGCGAACTCGACGTCGAGGTACGATCCGTCGCGCGCGCGTTCGCTCGTGGAGGTGCGGGGGCCGAAGAAGCGATATGCGGCGGCGATGCGGGCGCGGGCGTTCGTGTCGTCGAGCGCGAAGAAGCCGAGCGCCGAGAGGCGGACCGAGCCAGCGCGGAGGTCGGCGCCGGGCGTGAGGAAGGCGTTGTAGGCGAAGTTCGGGTCGTGGACGAACATGACGCCGAGCTGGGTCTCGACCGAGGGCAAATAGACTGGGGGGCTGCCCGTGCCGCCCTCGGGCGCGAGGACGCCGTAGATGTCGGCGAGGGCCGAGAGGAAAAAAAACGCGGCGCCGGTGACGGTGCCGAGGATGATCGGGCCGATGAACCTGCGGGTGGCGCCGGTCGCAGCCGCGCCGCCGAGCCCGGCGACGATGAGGCCAGCCCCGAGGCCCTCGGCGCCGAGGAGCACGAGGCCGGTGCGGGTATGGCCGAGGACAAGATGCCCCGTGCCATGCACGAGCGCGCCAGGGACGAAGGAGCCCGCGACGGCGAGGGCCTTGCGGCCGCTGCTCGGAGGAGGATTCGGCGGGGCCTTGGGTTCGTCGGCGGCGGGGGCTTTCGTGGCGGCCGGCGCGTCGGCTTTTCGGGGGGCCTCGTCGGCGGCGGCAGGGAGCGCGGGAAGGAAGAGAAAGGCGGCGAGGGCCGGTCCGGGAATCGAAGGCCGCCTCGGGGGAGCGATGAACCCTGTCACGATCGCGCAGCTTAGCTGAAAATCGAGCTTGTATTTCCAGCCTGAACGGCTGTTTAATGCTCTTCGGAGGCGTACCACCGCGAGGCCATCCATGAACCGGATGAAACACGGGGCTCTGTATCTCTCAGCGTTGCTCCTTTGGGGGATGGTCGCGGCGTGCGGCGGCGACGGGTCTTCCACCACGCCGACCGGACCCACGGCCGGCACGGGCGGCGGCGGCGGTAGCGGCGGCACGGGCGGCGACGGCGGCACCGGCGGAATGCCTCCCGTCCCACCAGGGCCTCCCGGCATGGAGACCGTGAGCGCCGGCGACGTGATGAAGAGCC
Protein-coding sequences here:
- a CDS encoding VOC family protein; translated protein: MAVQFNHTIVLSRDREKSAHFLADILGLGVGKPFGPFLPVVTANGVTLDFMTVGIDIRIQHYAFLVSEEEFDPILARLVQRKIPIWADPHGRYPGRINRNDGGRGVYFFDPSGHGMEAFTRPYGSDPSSELNGVTEEVPGATVSSEFPR
- a CDS encoding serine/threonine-protein kinase, with the protein product MTGSLESYVRVGNVIADKYVVERILGRGGMGIIIAARHTGLHERRAIKFMLPHVLSDGTAVERFRREARAASRIKSEHAVRVHDIDRLANGAFYIVMEYLEGQDLKAVEKARGPLPFREACDYVLQACEAIQEAHDAGIVHRDLKTANLFLTTGPRGEPWIKVLDFGIAKLVNEAEGKRMDITETKLALGTPAFMAPEQMKSSRHIDARADIWSLGVILYRLTTGVLPFDAPSINLMALRILSPGPAPAPSTHNAELPPLFDFIIKKCLEKDPERRLRSVAQLSTLLRVLVESKPAALDEEGNEGEDLTLDMTTRKRPAPSARGRTPVQAQPRRETLAPKLGDSWKAMPFVSSVEPDISVEWESAGSNLGDSCKSVPFTSSVEIEIPIEWESAGAKLCDSWKSIPFMNSVEMEIPVEWDLPERSGEEVTTRQTRR
- a CDS encoding short-chain fatty acid transporter — its product is MSGAELPSSLDKPKAPLPSDDDPPAGALERVAARFTAWAERWIPDAFVFALVATFLVVIAAWVSLSPKRGAASAAAEVAAIWGGGFWELIPFTLQMSLVIITGYVVATTRPVYRLIRALAAVPRSPRVAIAWVALFAMLSSWLNWGFSLIFSAMLAKETARRVRGVDYRAVAASAFLGLGSIWAQGLSGSAALQMATPSALQPATRAIVEAGGKVPGGVIPLSSTIFLWQSLVSVGVEIVLVTVLVYLYAPSAARARSAADLGIDLGGFGAQDAEGDPKPQASKNSPLEADEPPRKATPGEWLEHSPIPSVLFVLLAGGYLVGYFASSGQGLNALNLNTVNLIFLTLGVLLHGTPARLMRAVKEATPGVWGVILQFPFYAGIAALIVKTHLNEAIAGFFVGLSTPRTYPAIVAVYSAVLGVFVPSGGSKWVIEAPYVMQAAHDLKVHLGWMVAVYDLGEALANLVQPFWMLPILGLFGLKARDVMGYTFIVFLVLLPVVLLLVTVLGATLPYPL
- a CDS encoding metallophosphoesterase family protein, producing MKPIASFFAALLVASAAPLFASCLDVAEGRARRDLDVGHASQGDARIEVAEGLAAVRRLGARELHLWASAPTLSFRLTTGAAEGGVWNVRIENLLPDAQLAAATKAGAPLPVEIVDTPFPTERTFRLDLPANEEITLSLAAPDRALLDPWRFAVFADVQEAIGDVQDIYAKMNTTPGIRFALISGDLTSQGTPEQLDVFQREMKSLVFPCYATLGNHELGTRDDLYHEYFGRGNYTFDFRGVRFTMIDSASATLDPLVYTWLDGWLEGSRDRLHVVTMHIVPIDPVGSRNGSFASRAEADKLLAQLARGGVDLTFYGHVHSYYAFENAGIPAHITGGGGAIPERMDGIGRHFLTVDVLPPGKIEHVAIVRVD